One genomic region from Pyxicephalus adspersus chromosome 1, UCB_Pads_2.0, whole genome shotgun sequence encodes:
- the CHCHD2 gene encoding coiled-coil-helix-coiled-coil-helix domain-containing protein 2, whose translation MPRGSRSRTSRMAPPASRAPVMRSAPPPAARPPAPAPAAAAPSAVGPVAAPRQPGLMAQMATTAAGVAVGSAVGHTLGHAITGGFGGGSSEPARADITYQEPAAQQPAYQQQQSQFTPCQYEMKQFLECAQNQSDLKLCEGFSEVLKQCRFANGLS comes from the exons ATGCCTAGAGGAAGCCGAAGCCGTACCTCCCGGATGGCCCCGCCAGCCAG TCGGGCTCCAGTAATGAGGTCAGCACCACCTCCTGCAGCGCGCCCGCCAGctcctgctcctgctgctgctgccccttCAGCCGTTGGCCCTGTAGCGGCCCCTAGACAACCAGGTCTCATGGCACAGATGGCTACTACAGCGGCTGGAGTTGCTGTTGGTTCTGCAGTGGGGCACACCTTAGGACATGCTATTACCGGAGGATTTGGTGGTGGAAGTTCAGAGCCTGCACGGGCAGATATCACTTACCAG GAACCTGCAGCTCAACAGCCAGCTTACCAACAGCAGCAGAGTCAGTTCACCCCATGTCAGTATGAGATGAAACAATTCTTGGAGTGTGCGCAGAATCAGAGTGACTTGAAGCTCTGCGAGGGTTTCAGCGAGGTTCTCAAGCAATGTCGATTTGCAAACG gaTTATCGTGA